GGTAACAATCTGCAGCAGCGCCTGCGGAAACAGTTTCGCGGCGTGCACCAAGGCACGCTGCGCTTCCGCGGAGCCGTCAAACGCAACAAGTACAACTGTGCTTTGCGAATCAGAAATAGTGATCACTTCCAACGTCACATTGATGGGAAAACCGGCACAAGCAGCAATCTTGCAGCGCCATAGAGTCGAAAGACGACAGCAACAGGAGAGCAAGTCGCACAACAGTCATGCCAGCATGTGGCCTAAGCCTAATCGATTACTGTCCGCTGTTTCAGTGCAATCTAGCAGATCGGGGTCGATACCCTGCCGGAAAGGAGGTGAAACACCTGCCGCCACACCTGCACTCTCCGATTGCTGTTGGGTAACAGTTCCCACCACCCGCCCGGCCGCAGCTATCTTTTCCCAACCAGGTAGGTGATAATAGGGGGCGCTTCACTCCACGGTTGATGTAACCGTGGACACACCACAGCCTCGAACCGTCGCGCAGTGGTGAAAAACAATGGCGAAACGATAATAGGTGCACCATCGGCAAGGTTGGGAAGGCTTGGCGTGCAAAACACGAAAACACTAGTCGCTGTCACTGTGGTGGCATTAGCACTTGCGGCGGTGTCCTACCCCGGCTGGTGGCACAACCCAACAGGCGACCATGCGGCGACTGCCCTCGCAGAAAACAATCATTCCCCCCAGACTCATCGGGTCGACGACCCGACCCCTTCCACCACCTCCGCCCAGCCGCCGGCGGCATCATCCCGCACCACCTCATCACCAACCGACGCAACCAAAGCCACTGGTGAACCGCACAATCCGGCAGCCCTCGTGGCCGCCCACACCGCCGCCAAGGTGGCACTGCACCAATCCACCCATCCCCCCATTGCCGTGTCGGCACTGGGCATCGGGCCACTATTAGGACCGCTTGCAGCATTTTCCTCGGCGGCAGAAATCCCGCTAGAACACGTCCCATATCCCCATGATCGGCGGGCACGAATCGCCTCCCTGATGATGGTCGGGGTGCGCGACTATGACGATGCACTATGGGCGCTGCAGCAAGGCGCCGGTGGAATCTTTATCGGTTCCTGGACTGATCCGCAGCTCCTCACCCAACAAGGACGAGACCTGCATGCATTAAAAAAGCAGGTCGGCCGTTCATTCCAGGTGTCTATCGACGCCGAAGGCGGCCGGGTCGCCCGACAGCCTGACATATTCGGCCAGCTTCCCAGCCCTCGCCAAATGGCCGCCACCATGACCCCGCAACAAGTGGAACAAGTCGCCTTCGAACTCGGTCAAAAACTGCACGACCGGGGGGTGACCGTCGACTTTGCGCCCGTCGTCGATATTGATGGCGGTCCTGCCGGTGGGGCGATCGGGGATCGTTCCTTCAGTGACGATCCGGTGATCGCCGGCCGCTACGCCACAGCATTCTCCCGCGGCCTGCAGCGCGCCGGGGTAATCCCGGTGGTGAAACATTTCCCTGGCCACGGTCGTGCCAGCGGGGATAGCCACACCGGCCAAGTGTTCACCCCACCGATTACTGACCTAAAGCAGCATGATCTCACCGCCTATAATCAGCCCCTTGCCGAAACTCAAGCACAGGTGATGGTTGGCCATGTCACAGCTACCGGCTTGAGCGACGGCAACACTCCTTCGACGGTCAACCCTGCAGTGTATGAGTTGCTGCGCCGCGGCGACTGGCAGGGTGGCGCCCCATATCATGGGGTGATTTTCACCGATGACCTGTCGGGGATGAAAGCTATCTCTGACTCCTTTACGCTTCCACAAGCAGTCCTTGGGGCGCTGCGCGCCGGGGCAGATATGCCGCTATGGATTGCGACGGAAGGACTCAATGAGGCAATCGACGCTGTTGATCGGGCGGTTGCTGATGGAAGTTACCCGGAACGCATGCTCAACCAGTCGGCAAGCCGGGTTGCCGCATTACCGCGATGGTAGAGAACAAGAATTCAGCTGACGCTGACCCCACCCCAGAATCCCCGGCAGCAGAGTCCGCCGACCAGCAAGCAGCTCCGCAATTCGCGCCGGAGGATTCCACCACCACCCCAGGAGATGCTCCGGCGGATTGTGTTGCATCGGCTGATACTGCGGATCCGGCACCGGGGCACACGAAGTTGCGGGATGCCCGCAACCGGGCTCGACAGGTTGGTCGGACACTGCATCCGCGGCACATTCCGCAGCTGCTCACCCACGATGATGATCCTCCACAGGCGGCGATCGCGCAACGGGTGATTCTCGGCATCGTGGCTCTGCTGGTCATTGTGTTTTTCGCGTTGTGGTTGCTGCTTTATACCTTGTCGGCGGGACGGGTACCGGCAGGAACCTATGTCGGCGAGATAGATATTTCTAGGCAGCGTCCTTCCCAGGCTATAGCCACCCTGGAGCAAGCCTATAAAGAGCAGGTGAAAGCACCAATCACTGTGCAAGCTGCGGATGCTAGTGTCACCGTCGACCCGGTGAGTGCAGGCATGCAGCCCAACTGGGAGGCGACTGTTCACGCCGCCGGCACCTCCCACGGCAATCCGCTGCGCACTATCAGTGTTGCTCTGTTTGATCGGCACCGGCACATACCGATCACCGTCGATACGCTCGATACGGAATTTTCTGCCACAACCCAATGGTTGAGTGAACGCCTCGACCGGGAACCTCGTGATGGGGCGGTGACTATTGCTCGCGGCAAACCACGCAAAGTGGATGCCCAAGTCGGTATTGATGTCACCCCTGAGGCTGCAGCTCAAGCGTTACGCACGCAATGGCTGGCCGATCCGGCTGCCCCGCAGGAAGTAACTATTGATGCGGCAATTACCCAGCCGGCGATCGCCGAAGATCAAGTTGATACGGCTTATCAGCTTGCAACTGCTGCAACCAGCGGGGAACTTGTTGCCCACGGCCAAGGTGCCGATGGCACAATCACCCCAGTGGAAGTGGGGGATATTTTGTCCTTTACCGCTACTGGTAACCGGCTTGATCCAGTGATTGACTTGCAGCTCGCCGGTGCGATTTTGGGTCAAGGGTTAGACGCCACCGCCCAGCCGCCGGTGGATGCCCACTTTGCCACGGTCGATAGTCGTCTCACCACGGTGGCTTCCGCACCGGGGCGGCGGATCGACTGGGAGGAGGTGTTTCACGATTTTGATAAACGACTCTTCGCTGAAGCGCCCCGTGAATGGGAAGTGACCTATCAGGAGGAAGAACCGGCGATTACCGACGAAGCGATCGCCGATATTGATGCAAGCAAAGTGTTGGCGCAGGCAAGTATTCGTCTTCCCGACGAGCCGATGGTCGCCCAGGCGAATCTTTTAGTCGCCGAGTTAGATGGCAGGATTTTGCGGTCAGGGGAGAAATTTTCGCTGGAAGCTGCTGCGGGTGATTCAGCCGTGCAGGCACCGGCCTCCCATCAGTCCGCTGGCCAGAATGCGTGGAATAGTGTGGCGTCGGCATTGTTTAATGCAGCGCTAGCTGGGGGGATGCAGGATATTCAGCGGACAGCGAATATTTATGCCTTCGATGGCCTGCCGCTGGGTAAGGATGCTGACTGGGTGCCGGGAAGTGTGGATTTTGGGTTCTCTAACCCGTATCCGTATCCGGTGGTGGTGTCTTTGAGTGTTGAAGGTGGTCGTCTGCGGGCGGGACTATTCGCACAGGAAAAAGTGGATACCACTGTGAAAGTCGTGAAACGTTCTCGGACTGATCGTGCCCCTCGCATCGTGGAACGAGATGAGCAGTGCGTTCCGGCTGCTGGGCAGGATGGGATGCGGATTGTTGTTGAGCGGCGAACCAGGAATCGTGCCGGTGATCTGATAGCAAATGACAAGTTCGAGTCGGTGTATGCTGCCCGCCCGGTTGTGACCTGTATTGCCCCTGAGCCGGTAGAGCCGGATGAAACCCCGTCAGATCCCCTCGATGAGCTGCTGCAGCGCCGCTAGCGGTGCCAGGCAAATTGGCGAAGGACAACAAGTAAGGATTGGAAAAAACAACGCCGACAGCGGGTCGCTGTCGGCGTTGCCAAGCATCCTTTGGTGTTACTGATCCAGTTTCCATCAGGTGAAGTACTGTGTCCCCGGTAGTAACGATGGGTGCTTTATATTTTCGTTTCGTAAGGTTTGGCCGATAGATACAAGCTCTTGATCGCCTAACTACCAGCGTCAATGCGCGGAACAATGATCGATAGTTACGACCGGCCAGTCATCATCCGCTGCGTTGCGCCATAGGCTTCCACGCCAGGAATCTGGCGGTGACGGGCGGCCACCGTTTCAATAGCTTTTGTGAAGACCTCCTGTGGGGGGATGTCCATCGCGATACAGATTTCGATGAACTCGTCCACCGTTGGCGACTTCTCACCGCGGAAATATTGACTTAACTGGCTTGTCGAAATCGACGTGAGTTCCGCAACGCGACGCTGGCGCAGATTGTGCGCAGCGAGAACGCTGCGCATTTGTGCGGCGATCTCGAGCCCATATGTATCGGGTTTGCGTCTTGGATGTCCAGCCATGACTCTTATTCTACCGATTAGCTAACTGAACCAAACCATCATAAGTGGCCTTGAACTCAATTGAGGATTGCAGATGGTAATGATAATTTCATTTGCTTTGCTGTTGTGGCCACACCCGTTGGGTGTGAGCGAACCAATGGTGACCAGGAATGATAGCCGCGCGGCAAGATGGAATGGTCATTCTTTACTTAAAGGGATGATGTTTTGTGATGGCTTGGCTGATCATTGCGTAAACACTGTGTTGGTGAAGCCTCGTTTTTATTGTTTTGGGCGAGTATTTACCAGATATATTCGTAGTACTTTTCCCTGGGGTTTGGTGTAATGCATTGAGCCTGACTTGCTGAATAGTCGCACCTTTAACAACTGTTTCCCATGTTTTACGACGTGGGTAATCTTGTTTTTTCGCAGGACAGCCGGATGGTTGTATCAATCGCCCGTTTCTTACAGGGGATATCCAATTTTTATTTACGGATCGACTGGGGGTAGGGCAGTCCTTTTCTACGGCCAGCGGCGCTGTGCCGGTGGTGGAGTCGGCGTTGGAGTGTTTCGTATAGAAATGATCAAAGCCGCTGTGAAGGATTTTCTGCGAACTCTTTCGTCGACGCGTCATCGGGGGTGACTCGCGGCGGCAAGGGGAGTGCTGAGGGGCGAAATGGTGGCCTTATTTAGGGAATGGCGGGGGTGGTGACTGGGGGTAGTAATTGCGTATATTTCTGACGCTGGGAAGGCAAATTTGCTAGGGATTGCCGCCCGATGCAGCCGCCGGAATGG
The Corynebacterium choanae DNA segment above includes these coding regions:
- a CDS encoding glycoside hydrolase family 3 N-terminal domain-containing protein, translated to MQNTKTLVAVTVVALALAAVSYPGWWHNPTGDHAATALAENNHSPQTHRVDDPTPSTTSAQPPAASSRTTSSPTDATKATGEPHNPAALVAAHTAAKVALHQSTHPPIAVSALGIGPLLGPLAAFSSAAEIPLEHVPYPHDRRARIASLMMVGVRDYDDALWALQQGAGGIFIGSWTDPQLLTQQGRDLHALKKQVGRSFQVSIDAEGGRVARQPDIFGQLPSPRQMAATMTPQQVEQVAFELGQKLHDRGVTVDFAPVVDIDGGPAGGAIGDRSFSDDPVIAGRYATAFSRGLQRAGVIPVVKHFPGHGRASGDSHTGQVFTPPITDLKQHDLTAYNQPLAETQAQVMVGHVTATGLSDGNTPSTVNPAVYELLRRGDWQGGAPYHGVIFTDDLSGMKAISDSFTLPQAVLGALRAGADMPLWIATEGLNEAIDAVDRAVADGSYPERMLNQSASRVAALPRW
- a CDS encoding VanW family protein, translated to MVENKNSADADPTPESPAAESADQQAAPQFAPEDSTTTPGDAPADCVASADTADPAPGHTKLRDARNRARQVGRTLHPRHIPQLLTHDDDPPQAAIAQRVILGIVALLVIVFFALWLLLYTLSAGRVPAGTYVGEIDISRQRPSQAIATLEQAYKEQVKAPITVQAADASVTVDPVSAGMQPNWEATVHAAGTSHGNPLRTISVALFDRHRHIPITVDTLDTEFSATTQWLSERLDREPRDGAVTIARGKPRKVDAQVGIDVTPEAAAQALRTQWLADPAAPQEVTIDAAITQPAIAEDQVDTAYQLATAATSGELVAHGQGADGTITPVEVGDILSFTATGNRLDPVIDLQLAGAILGQGLDATAQPPVDAHFATVDSRLTTVASAPGRRIDWEEVFHDFDKRLFAEAPREWEVTYQEEEPAITDEAIADIDASKVLAQASIRLPDEPMVAQANLLVAELDGRILRSGEKFSLEAAAGDSAVQAPASHQSAGQNAWNSVASALFNAALAGGMQDIQRTANIYAFDGLPLGKDADWVPGSVDFGFSNPYPYPVVVSLSVEGGRLRAGLFAQEKVDTTVKVVKRSRTDRAPRIVERDEQCVPAAGQDGMRIVVERRTRNRAGDLIANDKFESVYAARPVVTCIAPEPVEPDETPSDPLDELLQRR
- a CDS encoding helix-turn-helix domain-containing protein, whose amino-acid sequence is MAGHPRRKPDTYGLEIAAQMRSVLAAHNLRQRRVAELTSISTSQLSQYFRGEKSPTVDEFIEICIAMDIPPQEVFTKAIETVAARHRQIPGVEAYGATQRMMTGRS